Proteins from one Actinomycetota bacterium genomic window:
- a CDS encoding response regulator transcription factor, whose amino-acid sequence MTRVLIVEDEPALAEAMSYGLEREGFECTVIGDGGRALEYVRAWRPDLVLLDVMLPGVSGMDICRTIRRTSSTPIIMVTAKDAEADKVLGLELGADDYVTKPFSIRELVARVRAVLRRGTAPSEEAPPTVVECGPVSLDAERHEVRVRGTVVDLPPKEFALLEALVRRPGRLMTRDSLISQVWGEDYYGDTRTLDVHVKRLRAKVERDPKAPEHLKTVRGLGYRFDA is encoded by the coding sequence GTGACCCGCGTACTGATCGTGGAGGACGAGCCGGCCCTGGCCGAGGCGATGAGCTACGGGCTCGAGCGGGAGGGGTTCGAGTGCACGGTCATCGGAGACGGCGGCAGGGCGCTCGAGTACGTCCGTGCGTGGCGCCCGGACCTCGTCCTCCTCGACGTCATGCTGCCCGGCGTCTCGGGGATGGACATCTGTCGCACGATACGCCGGACCTCCTCCACGCCGATCATCATGGTCACGGCGAAGGACGCCGAGGCGGACAAGGTCCTGGGCCTGGAGCTGGGCGCCGACGATTACGTCACGAAGCCCTTCTCGATCCGGGAGCTCGTCGCGCGCGTCCGAGCCGTGCTGAGGCGCGGGACCGCGCCCTCGGAGGAAGCCCCGCCGACGGTGGTGGAGTGCGGTCCGGTCTCGCTAGACGCCGAGCGACACGAGGTGCGGGTCCGGGGGACGGTCGTCGATCTCCCTCCGAAGGAGTTCGCGCTCCTGGAGGCGCTCGTGCGCCGCCCGGGCAGGCTCATGACGCGCGACTCGCTCATATCGCAGGTGTGGGGTGAGGACTACTACGGCGACACGCGGACGCTCGATGTCCACGTGAAGCGCCTGCGCGCCAAGGTCGAGCGTGACCCCAAGGCTCCCGAGCACCTGAAGACGGTGCGCGGCCTCGGCTACAGGTTCGACGCCTGA